The Oryza glaberrima chromosome 9, OglaRS2, whole genome shotgun sequence genome includes a window with the following:
- the LOC127784968 gene encoding uncharacterized protein LOC127784968 — protein MPCLAQEYHPKLPATNHYCKSLSSLIRETYAHCHVPCARIPAAGWSSGDDSDDDESLLDEVLDTKQVIMNEMRNRQMKKRARCSLDSPMSSPFVWSFTPLDPRSVLEKFPSPKESVTEEEEKTTGKEEEVGGDADDESEAFFSVKSFFSRSTSRGATVASSAFAAVDPPPPLLSPAKWEGLRDCEGWPFGLCRLPGPAVLPLPPLPSTPADSWQWRKRSSNLAGSPAPAYSYKTTPSRSSS, from the exons ATGCCTTGCCTGGCACAGGAGTATCATCCCAAGCTACCAGCCACCAATCACTACTGCAagtccctctcctccctcatcaGGGAGACCTACGCCCACTGCCATGTCCCCTGCGCCAggatccccgccgccggctggagctccggcgacgacagcgacgacgatgagAGCTTGCTCGACGAAGTGCTCGACACCAAGCAG GTGATCATGAACGAGATGAGGAACCGGCAGATGAAGAAGAGGGCGAGGTGCAGCCTGGATTCCCCGATGTCGAGCCCGTTCGTCTGGTCGTTCACGCCGCTCGACCCGAGGAGCGTTCTGGAGAAGTTTCCGAGTCCCAAGGAGTCGGtaacggaggaggaggagaagacgacgggcaaggaggaggaggtaggcggcgacgccgacgacgagagcGAGGCGTTCTTCTCGGTGAAGAGCTTCTTCTCGCGCAGCACGAGCCGGGGCGCGACCGTGGCGTCGTCGGCGTTCGCCGCCGTggacccgccgcctcccctgcTGTCGCCGGCGAAGTGGGAGGGGCTCCGTGACTGCGAGGGGTGGCCGTTCGGGCTGTGCCGCCTCCCCGGCCCCGCCgtcctgccgctgccgccgctgcccagcACGCCGGCCGACTCGTGGCAGTGGCGCAAGCGCAGCAGCAACCTCGCCGGGAGCCCGGCTCCAGCTTACAGTTACAAGACTACTCCGAGTAGGAGCAGCAGCTGA